aacgcTTTTGCAATTCATTTGCACAAACGTGTACATGCAACCCATTGTACCTACAATACAGACACAAGAGTCTAAAATATATACCATGCATTATCACAATTTGTACGAAAAAGGAATCTATAGTCCACGATAACTCTTAAATTTGATGGATAATTAGTATTTCCAAACATACAAATAATATATACATAAATTGACATGTTATTCACTGGTAACCCAACCTAGCGCGGCAACGCCGTGCCCCAGCCTTTCTAGTCAACACAAGAGCCCATCGAATCGGTCATCTCATCCGCCAGTGGCCCAGTGCTACGGGTTGTACGGAATGTAACTGAACCCGATAAGAGGGAGACAGAATCCTTACAGTATGCCTAACTGAGACTGTTCGCACTCGTGTCCTCTAAGGATCCTAGAGGATGTCGATACCGGAAAATGGCCTACAGCGCGTCCCCTAGCGTCCAggaggtaggggtggtaatgggctatagccctagtggcctcttcacaaCCCAATAAgacccttaaaatttttagttcaaaattacaTAAAATTAGAACCCGGTCCTTTTAGAGCCCGgctcttagattttctagttcaaaatattgggccctttaccacccctaccagGACGAGCACGGAACCCCAATTCCTGAGGACGTCCACTACGCCCGTGTCGGCCCCACCGAGCCTCCGCTCGctccgctccgccatggcccccGCAGACCGGCCTCCACGCCTGCGCGCCACCGTgcgccaacgccgccgccgtaggGGACGGAGGACCTGACCCGGCCATGGACGCACGCCAGAGCAAGAGGGCAACACACCGCGCCAATGCTCGGGAGCAGGGATCCAGCCGGCGGGCGGAGCAGCCGAcggggcgccgccgtggcctggcctcggccgcgcgccgccgtggccgggaGGGAGAGCAAAACGGCCATGCGtgcccgccgccggctcgccgcacGCCCACCACCGCAGCCACAGGCCGGCCCCTGGGCGCGCCCACTGCGGGCTCGCCACAAGCgccatcccgccgccgcggccgcggccgcgcccggaccgccgccgccccgccccgaccGCGCAcgcggctccggccgccgccgccagggcgagggccttgtttagttcgcgaaaatgtTTGGAttttgacactgtagcacattcgttgttatttgacaaataatgttcaatcatagactaattaggcttaaaagattcatctcgtgcaaatcagttagactgtgtaattggttattttttcaactgcatttaatgctccatgcatgtgtccgaacattcgatgtgatggatactgtagaattttttttgggaactaaacatggcctcgccgcctcgcctcgcctcgccgtggCCGCCTCCGCCTCACCGTGGCCGGCGTGCTCAAGCAGGGGCCCCGgcgcggagagggagggagggggcggcgccggcgccgggataGCAGGGGCGGGAGGGAACCGCCGGGGGAGGCgataggagagagagaggagtgtGGACCGGTGGGAGAGAAGGTGGAGATGGATAAAAAAAATCTGACTTGCGGGCCCCACAGtgggtagttggtatagagaatGGAATATGGAGGATGATGGGCGCGGTGAAACTGAATACAGAGGAGAGAATCTCGATGATAAGAATGAGAATATTCTTTTAGAGGATGAATATAGGGAAAGATGAGAGTGAACAGCCTGAACCCGAGATTTTGGAAGCCATGGCTTGTTTGGAACTGAATCTTTTACGTGTATGTCATTAAAAAGGTTTGTATTTATCTGTGTGAACTATGTACCATCGCGCAAACTATGTATAACCGGCAGGTGCAGGCGTGCGAGGTCCCCGGACGGTGCGAGCAGGAGGTGGTCCGCGAGCGGCGAGGACACCGCGGCCTCCACGACGAGTACGCCCGGGCATTGCTCGAGGCGGCAGGCGGTGAGAAGCGGGAAGCGCGGGAGGGTGGCGGTAAGTGCGCGGAGGAGCAGGAAGCGCGGATCGGCCCACCGCGTCCACCTGACGCACCCTGATTGGTGTCGCTGCGGCTgccccggcgagcggcggccccgGCCCGGCCTAGCCACACAGCCCCGGTCGGCCCCGGCGATACCCcccttcataccattccaccaatacttctccttaaggtccaggtacattttcgtagtgccagggtgaatggaataggctgagttatgggcttcatccaagatggtccttcggaaatgaccttgcttaggcacacataatctcttcttgaaccacaagactccCTCTTTATCTACTCTGAAATCTGGGGCTTTGCCTTCACTGTTGCGACCCTTAATCCATACCAATATTTTATCCTCTATCTGAGCTTCCTTTATCTGGTCATCCAGAATGGGATGGACACTAAGGTTATAGTtgcaagagcggcgtacaactcgtaggtgatggcaatatgctttacgactgagcgcatcagccaccacattagcttttccagggtggtaataaatttccaaatcatagtctttgatcaactccaaccatcttctctgtctaaggttgaggtctgactgggtgaaaatatacttcaggctcttgtgatccgtgtagatttcacacttgttcccgatcagataatgtctccaaatcttgagggaatGCACCACTGCGGCTAAttccaagtcatgggtggggtagttctgctcatgtgttttcaactgtcttgaggcataagctacaactcttccttcttgcataagcacacaacccaatccttatcgggatgcgtcgcaataaacgacaaagctcttctgattatctggcaagactagcactagggcagaagttagtcgcctcttcaactcttgaaagttactctcgcaagcttcagaccagacaaacttcgtgtccttccggagcaactccgtcataggccgggctatcttagagaaaTCTTTGATGAATCTCCGGTAATAGCTGgctaatcccaagaaactcctgatctccgaggctgaggttggttgcttccattctgaTACTGCCTTGACCTTTTTCTGGGAACACTTCAACACCTTCAGCAGTTAAGACATGACCCAGAAAACCGACTCTctgcaaccagaattcacacttgctaaacttggcatacaactggtgttttctgagctttcccagcacaactctgagatgttgtccatgctcctcGGCACTTTTAGAGTAGACCAGTATATCatctatgaataccacgacaaaccgatctaactcttccataaacaccttattcatgagggtcatgaaaaaggcaggggcattagtcagaccaaaaggcatcactttgaactcatactggccataacgggtcctgaaggttgtcttggagatgtcctcttgtcgcactctgagctgatgataacctaaccttagatctatcttggagaagaacttagctcccttcagctgatcaaacaggtcatcaatccgaggcagagggtacttgttcttgatggtgactgcattcagatcacggtagtccacacaaagtctcatgcttccatctttcttcttcacaaagagcactAGGGCCCCCCACGGAGAAGCAGCAggtctaataaatcccttttgttgaagctcttcaagctgcttcttcaactcggcaagctctggggctgctaaccgataggcattctttgctataggcttagttccagggactaagtcaatagtgaattctacatctctttctggaggcataccgggtAATTCATCTGGAAACACATCTGCGAACTCCCGAACTACTGGCACATCTTCTGGGGATTCTGCCTGGATGTGGTTCACCATGGAGTCTGACAGGCTAGGCTGGATTAGGCATATGATTTTAATCCCTTGGTGGTTGGTGACTGTCGCTGCTCTCTCAGCACAGGCTATGTTTCCGCGGTGTTTGGTGAGCCAGTCCATaccgagtatgacatctatccctttggaATTAAGGACTACTAGGTTGGCAAGGaatactaccccacttaggtttataGGGATATCTAAGACGCCTAAGTGGCAGGGTATATGACCTCCAGGGGAACGGGTCATTAGTGGCCTCCTAAGGGCTATAgtaggtatatcatgcttttccataaagtgggaggatataaaagaatgcgatgctccagaatcaaaaagcactgaggctagagctaattggaccagaaactcaccgagaatcactcctggtgcatcctctgcttcttcagcattcacatgattcacttttgccttgctgaAGGACTGTTGCTGGCTCTTAGCTGGTGTTGCACGGTTGGCTCCAGTCGGCTGTTTTGGTCCTTGAACAGAGTTGGAGAAAATAGAAGGGGCGGGCTGATTGAGATACAGACAGTTGGCCTTGTAGTGTCTGGCTTCGCGGCAGTGGAAATAGGTCTTCACATTGGTCACTTGACTTCCACCCGACGGTTGGGTTCGTAAGGTATTCTGGGTCTTCATAACAGGAGCTGATTGAGCTGGCTTCTAGAAAGAACCGGGGTGCGCTTTGAATGAAAAGGCACTCTGGCTCCTCGGGCCTGAGTGAGCTGGATACTGAGTCCTCTGAAACTTCTCAAACTGCTGGGGTTTCTTGCTTTCAAACCGACGTTTGCGCTCACTGAGTTCTGCCTTCCTATTTCTCTCAGTGGTGATAGCCATGTTGACCATAGCATTAAAATCACTGTGGGCGGTGACTTCAACCAAGGTCCTGATTTCAGGGTTAAGCCCACCAAGAAtagcttcttgcttcttctcgtcatcattgatatcttctggtgcataacgagacagctctgtgaacttatgaagatactctgtcacagtcataccaccttgacgaagctttctgaactcatccctcttgagcttcataatactgctgggaatgtgatgttctctgaagatcttgacaaagtcagCCCATACCATCTCATTAGCGTTTTCATTTATTTCCTGGTAACTCTGCCACCAAGCAAGGGCTGGTCCCTTTAACTGTTGTACTACGAGCAAAACCTTGTCTCTgtcatctgcatggaccacttcgagcttcatttcaatctctcgcagccaatcatctgcctcaataggtttatcagatcctccaaacttaggtggctgcaagcggttgaaatctgcaattctgctgccattgccattatgatgcattgcaggtctattgttgccaagattgccttgagcttgagctgtgagagtggtcacaagaacttgaaggagttggttctgctgctgcaaCATGGCTGCCAAGTCAATGGGTGCTGGGGcacgaggaggtggcggcggtaggtgtccattttctggtgcttctggggctacattcagaggggtttggtttctcgggttgacctcgtcaccatcttcctgagcatggagtccctggactcggctCGAACGACGAGACATCTACGGTCAAGGAGGGCAAGATTAGGTGACTCCTCTAGTATATTGCTGGGGTAGATTTGTATGTATATAATAGCACACGACACAAACGAATCATTCAAGCACCacacaagcattcattcaaacaagcagggatacatgacacgacggattacaataaCGCGGCTCGACTTTTAAGGGTCAGCCGGGACGACTCGACTACTGAACCCTACAACACGGTCTTCGGGGTCACTGTTTCCGGGATCTCGGGGAGATGCGGGAGGCGTGGGTGGCACTGATTCACCAATCCTCCTACATGGTTGGGACAAGGGACACAGCGGGATTCCCTCTAGGATTAGCAGCTTCGCGACAGTCCTAGGATGGTGTTCCTTATGCTTGGCACGGTCCACTAGGTAGACACCCCTAAGGAGATGACTGTGGCGATCTGCTTGCTCCCTAAGGTTCTCTTCGGCCACGGCAAGGCGGCTTTCAGCTTCGGCTGTTCGGGCTTCTGCCTGGGCTACGGCCAGTTTAGCCCTACGCCAATGGGACTCCGCTCCCTCAGCACGCTGGATTAAATCTCTCACACGCTGATGCAGTTGGTCGCACAAGTCGtcgaggctaagcaaatagctagacatagcgacaactgtggggttcttctctgtccctgcggggctttccaggttgcggatcctcgccgcccaaTCAGGACGGTTTCGATCTAGCGGGGGAAAGTACTTCATGGGAGTGGAACCCAAGTGTcattcaaacatctggcacAGGTACCGCAGCGCCTTGCGAGCTGCAAGTTGAATGGTGTCAGGCATACGGGCTCCAGTGGCGGTGACGCTCCAGGGTTGCATCTCTAAGTACTTATCACTGGCGCCAATATGGATAGTGACATGCTCCATGAACTCGCGACCCACGTACTCCGATCGTTCCGGAATACCAAGTCGCACCGTGGCAGCATAAAGCACCCTGGAGAATCCATCTtcgttgatgcagtaggtggtggtccagtcatcCGCCATCTGACTTACAAAGGTAGGGTAAGCATAATAAGGATAAAGTTTTAAGGAGTAATAGGGTTTCAAGGATTGACCATCCTAGGGCTCCTACGGTCATCGTTACTACCGGTGCGTGTCCTACAGCCaagcatggctctgataccacctgaagcgccccgacccgaagatcaaggctaaaccatgtattaattaccgaataaggtctcctccataatacatgttacatcaagtggagtccagagtcatacagagttTTATTCAACACGTACACGAGGGGTGAAGTGACAACACAATGCTACacaacaaccataggataatgACTAGCATGACGGCAtggaggactagctcttcatccatcacggctccactcgatcagcttgggtgcggacacgatctactcgtagtcttctggcacaaagtcaggatcctctggagaaaaatcaacaagggttgagtacaaaagtactcagcaagttccacctcaccctacgggaggggaatgacatgcacgacacaCATTAAGCGCAATGCAatagcaatgcaactaatggtatgcaacccttcccgacacaacccacagtaggtagctcactagttgtcaggaccacactgTAGCCTGcccataccgtgggcacggaccattcgaatggattatacactctgcagaggtcgtacactgtacccacacgctcggctgcccgaacggacaaccgacatagccgacacccagccgtggtcacgccccagcccggccgcacaaaccctcgggcctTGACCCCAATGGTCcatacccgtaaaccatccctgcgaccgtcaggctaaccagtgggattaggctaagtccggcccataccggaacctatggtcgtactaaagtaagctatgtgagatgtcaaaacaactcggtccttatggttcaccagaacagcaaccatccctcaacatgtcaactcgagcctaccaccacggtagcactcacctgccaatCTACCTCCatggtagcgccggctccagcatacccagctgccctagACTCAGCCAAAACCCTTCATATCCTAGTCTCAACTCTGGGTATGCATaactactcagatgcatgcatgagcacactcaatcactcaagtactggtatatgtaatcgatcttAGACCCAGGCTGcagctaaacgtcctcacatggatgcaaccgctcacgtaggggtcgatgaaacttgccttcgcttgcgtatgcgtcgtcggcggtggcttcctgctcgtggtacgggtcttcaggctcctcctcggtcactccgtgatctacgacgaaaacggcacaaccgacaaacaaacacaagtaagcaataaaataagctcaaatggagataaaaataggaggaatagatagtatatgatttgaggagagttaaggaaaaagagttacgtgaaaaggagttgatatgaaggagatattgagtttacagtattgattggtagaatgatttggattaagtgctcacggcctggtgggtgttttgggcctttattagtgttgtggagttaatggtcgggggagctgcctgccatctcaccttggcgcggaacagctcgaggaagagggccaactgttggagcttcgtctcgtgagtgagctgggctcgggaggagtggtttagctagcggagcgaagcggctcggtgtgcttgggctggtgacggggctcgtcacggcctcactccttttataggcgaggagagcagcggcggcgttgTGCAAGGaagggcgacggcgtgggctgcggaagctcgtcgtcaacgcgaacagtggctgcgctgaaggcgcgagcgccgaggtggcaaagccggcgaggacactgcagcggcgtgggcgaggtggggacgcgggGGTGGACGGCATGGCGTGGagccggcggcagtgcgcggtcccgtcttggggccggcgtgtcgcgcgtgcgcgagcgagagcgagcgggtgaggcggttcggcggaaaaaatctcggccggcactgtgcgtggcgaccccgatttatagcgaggtgggtgctgctatgacgggtcatttcaaggtcaatggtgtgggtactctgtggcttccagggaatgatgaagttatggcaaagaaggtaggcgctgtcatgattgtctgggaattatggcatggtacggtgacttgagagacttttatggaaagagacgagataatttttgtcgtaggtgcaagcatgcgtatgctggttactagagggaacgaatgtactaacgcaagacaagagtataaaatagtttgactagtaattatgtaatacctcatatgatgttagtattattttacgttactagtttaattgcaacataagttttattttagtgattgttggaaattgaggtggccctactaagttgaggatctacaccaactcacttcagagtcggtcagcttctagttacttaatgtaccgggtccttttgacggcagagccgctttttgcttccgggaggcagagcctaccaacagatgaagctggcttccgggtagCAGAGTCAACCTTCGATGAAgtccagacccttttgtgatcccggatgacagagccaaccttcgatggatcacaacttatacactaagtgctaagtttaaccgggagactaacacttataaagacgcttaccttattagagcaacaaaggaacacacacctagcacactctacctatgatcacttctaccatgcccttagatgtgtgtgggatggagtggagtagtatggcatggtaaggggtggcaccctccttatataggcactcataccctcttggatgagtgacatatgtcacactctaggaagttctctacaaatatctaagttccctacaaatatctatttctaaaaaattctaaattttaccataacaagaaaatatccaagcttcatgtctttttatgatttttgtggaatattctagaaccttatcatggtgaacaaaattatgcaatggtttatccttatttttataaacCTTCTAGGAGTTTGTATTAtatatttcaacactcccccttaatcgtgataaaaactgggatgttacaaaccagCAAACTGTTTGTAGAGGGGAAAACCAGCAAACTGTTTTTAGAGGGGAAAGCCAGCAACTGTTCACTGAAGAAGAtagaaacattgacaaatagaGCTGTCAGTTAAAAGGGATAGAAACATTGACAGATAGAGCTGTCAGTTAAAAGGGGTTTTCCACTGCCGACCAGGTTCAGGCACTAGCCATATTCCTTCCTGCACTGCACTAGGATCAGGGATCAGCCGTTGTGCTAAGATAGATGGACACCGAACAGGGGCCTCCTCATGCTGGATTAAACTCACGGGCGATCTTGATGCAGAACAGCACCCCGGCTACTTCGAAGATCACTGTCGCAACCACGTCAAAGACGCCGACGGGTCCGAAAACTGCGAGGACAGACGGGCACCACCATCATTCATCAGGCGCTTGATTTCTCCTTCCCCGGACAACCAACGACGAGGCCGGAATGGAATGGGAGAGGGGGAAGAGAGGAGGACAAGAGAGCTCACGTTTTTGCTGCCACCGCGGCATTGGGCTGAACAGCGGGACGCGCAGGTAGCAAGCGTAGccgacgaccaccaccgcgtCGCCGTGGACCATGGAGAGCCGGCCCCCCTCCTTGAGCGCCGGCACCACCTGCGCCGACTCGTTCAGGCACCGCGCGCACTCCGCCGCGGTGCGGTTGGCCGTGCACTGGTTTCCCAGCGCCGCGGTCGGCGGGTCGTCGTCGTAGAACCAGCCGCGGAACGCGTCCTCGCTGGCCGTGGGCCGGCCGGTGTCCGCGTACGACACGAAGCAGCCGGCGCGCCAGGTGCCCGCGCGGCGGCTGGCGCCGGCGCAcccggcggcgacgtcgtcggcggcggcggacaggcACGAGCGGCAgtcggcgggggaggaggggccgTGGGGCGCGCCGAACCCGAAGCAGGCCCCGCGGGCGAAGGCACGATCGCgcccggcgcgcccggcggACCGCGTGGAGGCGGAGCCcgtgggcgcggccgcggcggcggcggggagcgcgcCGAGGAGCGAGAGCACGTTGGCGCGGAACGCGCTGGCGTTCTTGGagggcgccgtcgccggggcCGGGGCGCAGTCGAGCAGAGGCGGGAAGTGCCCGCTCGTGCCGGTCGGCTCCAGCTTCAGGGCGCCCCCTGGTCCTGCGGCGGCCAtcacgaggacgacgaggaggaggttcAGGGCGGAAACGCCCGTGGGCTTCGAGCACGCCATGGGCGACGCCGCGACGGAAAACCGCAGCTGCCGCGGTGAGCGCGGGTAGGACAAGGGCCAGTGGCAACAAAGCGTGGCAGCGAAGGATTGGAGTGGTCGATGCCTCGATGGAGGCCAGACCCCGAGTCTTTTCGCATCTCGATTCTCGATTCTTGAGGACTTGCGGCGAAGGTGATCGCGCGCCGATTTGGGAAAAAGTTGGGCGgcggcccgtattgcaccgatcTGGCAAGACGTGTGCGCGTGATGATCCTCCCTACGGGTCCCGGCTCACCGCTAACCTAGCCATTCGCGGCAACCGCAGGCGGCCCTGCTGTAATTTCTCCTCGTCGCTTCACGCGTCTCGCCATGTGCCTTTCGGTGGAGCCGTGGAGGACCGTCGGAGTGGCGCTACGGGTGTATCGGGGATATCGGGATGGAGGGAGACGCAGCGATCGCCGATCAGTTTGTTCCTGTTCCTGGAGGGCTTCCCCGAAATCGCTCTGCCAGCCATCGTGCCAATTTATCTCATCTAATAGAAATACCTCATCTAATAGATGAACGTAAGCTTATATGCTTAAGTGGTGCTTTATCTCTATCCACATCTTCCTTCGTTCTCCTTCCCCTCCGTGTAAGACTTTGTGAGATGCTCTGTTCCTTCCGCAACTCCTTCACATGGCCACGACGCTCATGCTCCTCGCCATGACCATCGCCATGAGTCGCGCCGCCCGAGTAGCTCCCCGGCCCCCGCCACCGTCCACCGCGAGCTGCCCCTCTCGAGCTCCCACCATTGCTGCTTGCCCATGCCCCCACCATGAACTTCGTCATCATTGTCGCAGTAGATGTGTCGCTAGCACCTATACGAGCTGTCAACAACTGCAGCTGCCGAAGTTGACCATCCAGACCTAGAAAGGCCATATGGAGAGAGAGAAGATGAAAGAATAGAGGTGAAGAAGATGATAAGTGGGCCCAATAGAGAGTAAAATGGTAGTTTATTTAAACATGTCAGCCGCAAATGATTGGTTTTTATTGGATTTCAAATGTTGTACACCAAAATCATGCTTTCCTCGTGTGGTGAAGATAAAGTTGACTTTGATGACGTGTTCTACAtaaaatctgatttttgcagcGTTGCAGGGATGAAATTTTAATAGTAAAAAGTTTCTTATATTCTATTATAATGGGCTGTGTATAGAATTTGAAAGTAGAGTGTGTGTATAGATTTTAAAACCCTACGGTAAATTTTTTGTGAACTCAGATGGTAAGCTTTTGCACATGTGATTCATAATAAGCTTTTGCAAATTCGAATATGAAATTTTCAATATATTTGATGTTATGAATTCTACAAAGCTTTTCATAGATTAGTTAAAAGTTTTTCACATTCTTATATAAAGACACATGTATGGAATTTAAAACTCAAGGACAAAATCATTTTAATCACGTGGTTGGAATTTTTCAAAcaatatatataaattttaatagAGACGGtctatatttttttcaaaatactaTGAAGTTGAATATGTACATTTAAAGTTAGGGAGTATATAAAGTTTTGTATGTCAGACTCAAAAGTTTTTAGTATCATATTATAAAGTGTTATGTAAAGAATATAAAAAACAATTTTTAATCAtgcattttgaaatttttgaacCATGAACATAAACTTATTGTACATATATAGCTTATAAGTTCTTGCGA
This window of the Panicum virgatum strain AP13 chromosome 1K, P.virgatum_v5, whole genome shotgun sequence genome carries:
- the LOC120657514 gene encoding uncharacterized protein LOC120657514, whose protein sequence is MACSKPTGVSALNLLLVVLVMAAAGPGGALKLEPTGTSGHFPPLLDCAPAPATAPSKNASAFRANVLSLLGALPAAAAAAPTGSASTRSAGRAGRDRAFARGACFGFGAPHGPSSPADCRSCLSAAADDVAAGCAGASRRAGTWRAGCFVSYADTGRPTASEDAFRGWFYDDDPPTAALGNQCTANRTAAECARCLNESAQVVPALKEGGRLSMVHGDAVVVVGYACYLRVPLFSPMPRWQQKLFGPVGVFDVVATVIFEVAGVLFCIKIAREFNPA